The following are from one region of the Vitis riparia cultivar Riparia Gloire de Montpellier isolate 1030 chromosome 14, EGFV_Vit.rip_1.0, whole genome shotgun sequence genome:
- the LOC117930508 gene encoding probable disease resistance protein At4g27220, with translation MVEIVLSVAAKVSQYLVDPAVRQLGYLFNYRANIEDLSQQWMERADGFIDNADKFLEYEEARESCFNGLCPNLKSRYQLSREARKKAGVSVQILGDGQFEKVSYPAPLQGIRSAPSEALESRMLTLNEVMEALRDAKINKIGVWGLGGVGKTTLVKQVAEQAAQEKLFDKVVTTEVLETPDLKKIQGELADFLGMKFEEETEKGRAARLYQRMNEEKTILIILDDIWAKLDLEKIGIPSPDHHKGCKLVLTSRNEHILSNEMDTQKDFRVQPLQEDETWILFKNTAGDSIENPELQPIAVDVAKECAGLPIAIVTVAKALKNKNVSIWKDALQQLKSQTLTNVTGLTTNVYSSLKLSYEHLKGVEVKSFFLLCGLISQNDIIIRDLLKYGVGLRLFQGTNTLEEAKNRIDTLVDNLKSSNFLLETGHNAVVRMHDLVRSTARKIASDQHHVFTLQNTTVRVEGWPRIDELQKVTWVSLDYCDIHELPEGLVCTKLELFACFLETNSAVQIPNTLFEGMKQLKVLDLTGMQLPSLPLSLQCLANLRTLCLDGCKLGDIVIIAELKKLEILSLLYSDIKQLPREIAQLTHLRLFDLKGSSKLKVIPPDVISSLFRLEDLCMENSFTQWEGEGKSNACLAELKHLSHLTSLDIQIPDAKLLPKDIVFDTLVRYRIFVGDLWSWRGIFEANKTLKLNKFDTSLHLVDGIIKLLKRTEVLHLRELCGGTNVLSKLDGEGFLN, from the exons ATGGTAGAAATTGTTCTTTCGGTTGCAGCAAAAGTTTCACAGTACCTGGTTGATCCAGCTGTACGTCAGCTGGGTTATCTGTTTAACTACCGTGCCAACATTGAGGACCTCTCTCAACAG TGGATGGAACGTGCTGATGGGTTCATAGACAATGCTGACAAATTCCTTGAATATGAGGAGGCGCGGGAGAGTTGTTTCAATGGGTTGTGTCCTAATTTGAAGTCCCGGTACCAGCTAAGCAGGGAAGCAAGGAAGAAGGCAGGGGTTTCTGTTCAAATCCTTGGAGATGGCCAATTTGAGAAGGTATCATATCCTGCCCCTCTGCAAGGGATAAGGTCTGCACCTTCCGAAGCTTTAGAATCAAGAATGTTGACTTTGAATGAAGTCATGGAGGCCTTAAGGGATGCCAAGATCAACAAGATCGGGGTATGGGGGTTGGGCGGTGTCGGGAAGACCACGCTGGTGAAACAAGTGGCTGAACAAGCTGCTCAAGAGAAGTTGTTCGACAAGGTGGTCACGACAGAAGTGTTAGAGACTCcagacttaaaaaaaattcaaggggAACTTGCAGACTTTCTAGGTATGAAATTTGAGGAGGAGACTGAAAAGGGAAGAGCAGCTCGACTATATCAGAGGATGAACGAGGAGAAGACCATCCTCATCATCTTGGATGATATTTGGGCGAAACTTGACTTGGAGAAAATAGGAATTCCTTCTCCAGATCACCACAAAGGATGCAAATTAGTGCTAACTTCTAGAAATGAACACATCTTGTCCAATGAGATGGATACCCAAAAGGATTTTCGAGTTCAACCTTTGCAAGAAGATGAAACATGGATTTTATTTAAGAACACAGCTGGCGATTCCATTGAAAATCCAGAGTTGCAACCTATAGCTGTTGATGTAGCAAAAGAATGCGCGGGTTTGCCAATTGCAATAGTAACTGTGGCAAAGGCATTGAAAAACAAGAATGTGTCTATTTGGAAGGATGCCCTGCAACAACTGAAATCGCAAACCTTGACAAACGTAACAGGACTGACAACAAATGTATACTCAAGTCTGAAGTTGAGCTACGAACACTTGAAGGGAGTTGAAGTGAAGtcatttttcttgctttgtggtttaatttctcaaaatgatATCATTATTAGGGACTTGTTGAAATATGGTGTGGGTCTGCGATTATTTCAAGGAACTAATACATTGGAAGAGGCGAAAAATAGAATAGATACATTGGTTGACAACCTCaaatcctcaaattttttactagaaACTGGCCATAATGCAGTTGTTAGAATGCATGATCTTGTTCGGAGTACTGCCAGAAAAATTGCATCCGATCAACATCATGTGTTTACACTCCAGAATACTACTGTAAGAGTGGAAGGATGGCCAAGGATAGATGAACTCCAGAAGGTCACCTGGGTAAGTCTGGATTACTGTGATATTCATGAACTTCCAGAAGGGCTGGTATGTACAAAACTTGAACTTTTTGCATGTTTCCTAGAGACCAATTCGGCAGTGCAAATCCCAAACACACTTTTTGAAGGGATGAAGCAACTCAAAGTATTAGATTTAACTGGAATGCAACTTCCGTCGCTGCCCTTATCACTTCAGTGCCTTGCAAATCTTCGAACATTGTGTTTGGATGGATGCAAGTTGGGAGACATTGTTATAATTGCAGAGctaaagaaattagaaattcttaGCCTTTTGTATTCTGATATTAAACAGTTGCCCAGAGAAATAGCACAGTTGACTCATCTGAGGCTGTTTGATTTGAAGGGTTCTTCCAAACTAAAAGTAATTCCACCTGATGTCATATCAAGCTTGTTCCGATTAGAGGATTTGTGTATGGAAAATAGCTTTACTCAATGGGAGGGGGAAGGAAAGAGTAATGCTTGCCTTGCTGAGTTGAAGCATTTGTCTCACTTAACCTCTTTGGACATACAAATACCAGATGCCAAGTTGCTGCCAAAAGACATAGTCTTTGATACCTTGGTGAGATATAGAATATTTGTAGGTGATCTCTGGAGCTGGAGAGGAATTTTTGAAGCCAATAAAACATTGAAGCTCAACAAGTTCGATACAAGCCTCCATCTGGTGGATGGTATCATCAAGTTGTTGAAGAGAACCGAAGTTCTACACTTGCGTGAATTGTGTGGTGGTACTAATGTTCTTTCCAAATTAGATGGGGAgggttttttaaattaa